From one Peredibacter starrii genomic stretch:
- a CDS encoding DUF58 domain-containing protein has translation MLKSHFRGSGLQFREHQIYVPGDDVRFIDWKLSARSQNTYVKTFEEERNVEIVVMMDLSQTLLYGFEDVSKLQAMIEIIGLLYILAGETHDLVRVVIWSNKTINLPPKKGKEGLTLFISMLERLGLIDEDGKVILKQKGPLNNHTEENKIAQIKSFLARRKEVIYLGDLSLVKNKELWGKILDKKNMHCFRVFSPVDKNTDLPFLFKAKNPLTNRGVVTDLRSSEKDPLFMKQRFKEIGVHERYLEKFVKELV, from the coding sequence ATGCTGAAATCGCATTTCCGTGGTTCTGGTCTTCAGTTCCGTGAACACCAAATTTATGTTCCGGGAGATGACGTACGTTTTATTGATTGGAAACTATCGGCCAGATCGCAGAACACTTACGTTAAGACCTTTGAGGAAGAGCGTAACGTTGAGATCGTAGTTATGATGGATCTCAGTCAAACTCTTCTGTATGGCTTTGAAGATGTTTCAAAATTACAGGCGATGATTGAAATCATTGGTCTGCTGTATATCCTTGCCGGTGAGACTCATGACTTAGTGAGAGTGGTCATCTGGTCAAACAAGACCATTAATCTTCCTCCAAAAAAAGGCAAGGAAGGTCTGACTCTTTTCATCTCGATGCTCGAACGTCTCGGGCTTATTGATGAAGATGGCAAAGTCATTTTGAAGCAGAAGGGTCCTCTGAATAACCATACTGAAGAAAATAAAATTGCCCAGATTAAGTCTTTCCTCGCTCGCAGAAAAGAAGTGATTTATCTGGGAGATTTGAGCCTCGTTAAGAATAAAGAACTTTGGGGCAAGATACTGGATAAGAAGAACATGCATTGCTTTCGCGTGTTTTCACCAGTTGATAAGAACACGGATCTCCCTTTTCTCTTTAAAGCTAAAAATCCACTCACTAATCGTGGAGTGGTGACTGATTTGAGAAGCAGTGAAAAAGATCCTCTCTTTATGAAGCAGCGTTTTAAAGAGATTGGTGTACATGAACGTTATTTGGAAAAATTTGTAAAAGAGCTAGTGTGA
- a CDS encoding bifunctional riboflavin kinase/FAD synthetase has translation MEILHNLLDIPKINGNYPPIGLTIGNFDGVHIGHRQLLKKIKNDCLSKNLLFVVVTFVPHPQKILQPDKERFLINSYEQRRTLLKSLGVDVLVEMKFTRDFSTLKGEDFLSQYLLSYPNLKDFYLGYDFAFGANKEGDYDLVKSICNPRGVEVEIQPKFEFQGQVVSSSLIRERLLSGKIDEVKDILERPFHLEGVVVKGEGRGKKIGFPTANIQVSQDLLVPQKGVYVTRTVYNGMMFKSITNIGNNPTFKDTNMIHIETNLFDFDTDIYGELLDIQFLHKIRDEKKFPTVNDLIGQIKSDVEFAKEYLREK, from the coding sequence ATGGAAATACTACACAACCTTCTTGATATACCTAAGATCAATGGCAATTATCCTCCAATTGGTCTGACCATCGGTAATTTTGATGGTGTTCATATTGGCCATCGTCAGCTTCTGAAGAAAATTAAGAATGACTGCCTGTCAAAGAACTTGTTGTTTGTGGTTGTGACCTTTGTTCCACATCCTCAAAAGATTCTTCAGCCTGACAAAGAACGTTTTCTCATTAATAGTTATGAACAGCGACGCACTCTATTGAAGAGTCTTGGTGTTGATGTTCTGGTAGAAATGAAATTCACTCGCGACTTCAGCACACTCAAAGGTGAAGATTTCCTTTCACAATATCTTCTGAGCTACCCGAATCTGAAAGACTTCTATCTTGGATATGATTTTGCTTTCGGTGCAAATAAAGAGGGCGATTACGACCTGGTTAAATCGATCTGTAATCCTCGTGGTGTTGAAGTTGAGATCCAGCCTAAGTTTGAATTCCAGGGCCAGGTGGTTTCATCAAGTCTTATTCGTGAGCGCCTTCTTTCTGGAAAAATCGATGAAGTAAAGGACATCCTTGAGCGACCATTTCACCTAGAAGGTGTGGTTGTTAAAGGTGAAGGACGTGGTAAGAAGATTGGATTTCCAACGGCCAATATTCAAGTTTCCCAAGACCTCTTGGTTCCTCAGAAGGGCGTTTACGTCACTCGCACTGTCTATAATGGAATGATGTTTAAGTCGATTACTAATATCGGTAACAATCCTACTTTCAAAGACACTAATATGATTCATATCGAAACTAATCTTTTTGATTTTGATACAGATATCTATGGTGAGCTTTTAGATATTCAGTTCTTACATAAAATCAGAGATGAGAAGAAGTTCCCGACCGTGAATGATCTCATTGGTCAGATCAAATCCGATGTCGAGTTTGCAAAAGAGTATTTGAGGGAGAAATGA
- a CDS encoding vWA domain-containing protein — MNFNQLTFWPALLVCFLVFIVIVVLLERRFFKIVRTYWFYNRSFFSYLSTLCFIAGMGGLLLSLLDARGPEEKIKTEVPQDRTIILIDTSASMLAEDVKPSRLQKAALIAKHFARKAAGQQLSIVAFAEIQKKIVPFTTDIDLIDARLDSIKTLRNQYGSSALTLAIQESIQYFQETGSEARGNILVLTDGEETAEGINLKVPKEVHVALVGVGTEQGGRIPLDDSRGFRFGYKKDKGRDVITKLNEKFFERAAADMPSAKYWIANSYSLPSEEIIEFFKSENVKGDQQQDMVIKPVLMEWIVVPSVILLVLSFFFKNLKVFSLGLLLMIAPVRAQEEAPAPSCLLRPLSA, encoded by the coding sequence GTGAACTTTAATCAACTTACATTCTGGCCCGCCCTCCTGGTGTGCTTTTTAGTTTTTATTGTCATTGTCGTTTTATTAGAGCGTCGTTTCTTCAAGATAGTGCGCACCTACTGGTTTTATAATCGGAGTTTCTTTAGCTATCTCTCGACACTATGTTTTATCGCGGGCATGGGTGGCCTTTTGTTGAGTCTCTTGGATGCACGTGGACCGGAAGAAAAAATTAAGACCGAAGTTCCTCAAGATCGAACAATCATTCTTATTGATACTTCTGCGAGTATGTTAGCGGAAGACGTTAAGCCTAGTCGCCTCCAGAAGGCCGCACTGATTGCAAAACACTTTGCTCGTAAAGCGGCCGGACAACAACTTTCCATTGTGGCCTTTGCTGAAATTCAAAAGAAGATCGTCCCTTTCACAACCGACATTGATCTTATTGATGCGCGTTTAGATAGTATCAAAACTCTAAGAAACCAATACGGCTCTTCGGCCCTAACTCTGGCGATTCAGGAAAGTATTCAGTACTTCCAGGAAACCGGAAGTGAGGCCCGCGGAAATATTTTGGTGTTAACTGATGGGGAAGAGACCGCTGAAGGTATCAATCTTAAAGTACCTAAAGAAGTTCATGTGGCCCTGGTTGGCGTAGGAACAGAACAAGGCGGAAGAATTCCTTTGGATGATAGTCGTGGTTTCCGTTTTGGTTATAAGAAAGATAAAGGTCGCGACGTTATTACTAAGTTAAACGAAAAATTTTTCGAAAGAGCTGCGGCCGATATGCCTTCAGCAAAATACTGGATCGCCAATAGTTATTCTCTACCTTCTGAGGAAATTATTGAGTTCTTCAAATCTGAGAATGTTAAAGGTGACCAACAACAAGATATGGTGATTAAACCAGTTTTGATGGAATGGATCGTTGTGCCTTCAGTTATTCTTTTAGTACTTTCATTCTTCTTTAAGAATTTAAAAGTTTTTTCTCTCGGCCTTCTTCTTATGATCGCTCCAGTTCGTGCTCAGGAAGAAGCTCCGGCCCCGAGTTGTCTCCTGAGGCCATTGAGCGCTTAA
- a CDS encoding class I SAM-dependent rRNA methyltransferase: MRSIVLSKSGINKVRSHSTELKAADFEGSIKSVPPGEWCQFQLSPTEFYVGFINPMIEEKYTCAYLVGKVTAEELKTFSPDKFVSAQIKKAFDKRQRYETYHSGARLFYGMSDGLPGLIVDSFENASIIQINTAGVDKFRDQIKSTLETLTGTKGYFLDNPKYREKEYLPTFETEKFPDLDVIENGLRYKIRSEVLQKVGFYYDHRENRFQLMSLLKRLSHKPKRGVDLFSYAGAWGMSALSGGVERVEFVDQGDFAVEVAEALKINGFADRGAFHRQDVFKYLDEMINKQTKFDLVLCDPPAFAKSASQKDQALEGYSKLHRKVLKCAAAGSICAFSSCTHYVGHDEFQKNVMDAARKEGRKVQLIYSGMQGWDHPVTSLEDKSNYIKSYFYFVE, from the coding sequence GTGCGTTCAATAGTTCTCTCTAAAAGTGGTATCAATAAAGTTCGAAGTCATTCAACAGAATTAAAAGCTGCAGATTTCGAAGGATCAATTAAATCTGTTCCTCCAGGGGAATGGTGCCAGTTTCAGCTTTCTCCAACTGAATTTTATGTGGGCTTCATCAATCCAATGATTGAAGAGAAGTACACATGTGCTTATCTGGTAGGAAAAGTAACTGCTGAAGAATTAAAAACATTTTCTCCGGATAAATTTGTATCAGCACAAATTAAGAAGGCATTTGATAAGCGTCAGCGCTATGAAACTTATCACTCTGGTGCTCGTCTTTTTTACGGTATGAGTGATGGCCTGCCTGGATTGATTGTCGATAGTTTTGAAAACGCTTCAATCATTCAAATCAATACGGCCGGTGTGGATAAGTTTCGTGATCAGATTAAATCAACTCTAGAAACTCTCACGGGAACGAAGGGATATTTTTTAGATAATCCTAAGTACCGTGAGAAAGAATATCTCCCAACTTTTGAAACAGAAAAATTTCCTGATCTAGATGTCATTGAAAACGGTCTTCGTTACAAGATTCGTTCTGAAGTTCTTCAGAAAGTTGGTTTTTATTACGACCATCGTGAGAATCGTTTTCAACTCATGAGTCTCTTGAAACGTTTAAGTCATAAACCTAAGCGCGGGGTGGATCTTTTTAGTTATGCTGGTGCTTGGGGCATGAGTGCCTTGTCAGGTGGAGTTGAAAGAGTTGAATTCGTTGATCAGGGGGACTTTGCGGTCGAAGTAGCTGAGGCCCTCAAAATTAATGGCTTTGCCGATCGTGGTGCTTTTCATCGTCAGGACGTTTTTAAATATCTTGATGAAATGATCAATAAGCAAACTAAGTTTGATCTTGTCCTTTGTGACCCTCCGGCCTTCGCCAAGAGTGCTTCACAAAAAGATCAGGCCCTAGAAGGCTACAGTAAGCTTCATCGTAAGGTCCTTAAGTGTGCCGCCGCTGGAAGTATTTGTGCTTTCTCATCTTGCACTCATTATGTTGGACATGATGAGTTCCAGAAGAACGTGATGGACGCCGCCAGAAAAGAAGGACGTAAAGTTCAATTGATCTATAGTGGAATGCAAGGGTGGGACCATCCAGTCACTTCTCTTGAAGACAAATCTAATTACATTAAAAGTTATTTTTATTTCGTGGAGTAA
- a CDS encoding VWA domain-containing protein, translating to MEFKNPLLLWVGVVAGVLWAIDYWKIFQRAQLYFPLNQHKVSWWKNGLRIILFLAGIIGWGYLSYSMMQPRKAQKFSPSSVEVNDIVLCIDVSRSMLAEDIKPNRLEVAKERIREFARLRPTDRISIIIFSEKVFTLLPLTTDPSLVDKVLSEISIGYLGSGTNIGDGLALSVARAVNSDTKNKVIVLLTDGVANVGTMTPLQAAEEAKQYGIKVYTIGLGTDEDAKIPVGNGIFGTQYQLIPGGSIDYKVLKEISDLTGGKFYPAKSEKALKDILDDIQKLEKTEIKVNNQIVYDEKYYSYLLIGVALIFGVEVLRRLLLKDVV from the coding sequence ATGGAATTTAAAAATCCTCTTCTTCTTTGGGTCGGTGTTGTTGCTGGTGTTCTTTGGGCCATTGATTACTGGAAAATTTTTCAGCGTGCTCAACTCTACTTCCCTTTAAATCAACACAAAGTTTCATGGTGGAAGAACGGCCTGCGTATCATTTTATTTCTGGCGGGCATTATTGGTTGGGGATATCTAAGCTATTCTATGATGCAGCCGCGCAAGGCCCAGAAGTTTTCACCAAGTAGTGTGGAAGTGAACGATATTGTCCTTTGTATCGACGTTTCTCGTTCTATGCTGGCCGAAGACATTAAACCAAATCGTTTGGAAGTTGCTAAAGAACGCATCAGAGAGTTTGCTCGTCTGCGTCCTACGGATCGTATCTCAATTATTATTTTCTCTGAGAAAGTATTCACTCTTCTACCACTGACTACAGATCCTTCTCTGGTGGATAAAGTGTTATCTGAAATTTCAATCGGCTATCTAGGTAGTGGAACAAACATCGGTGACGGTCTCGCCCTAAGTGTTGCTCGTGCCGTAAATAGTGATACTAAAAATAAAGTTATCGTTCTTTTGACTGATGGTGTGGCCAATGTTGGAACCATGACGCCATTGCAGGCAGCTGAAGAAGCTAAACAGTATGGAATCAAGGTTTATACAATTGGCCTAGGTACTGATGAAGACGCAAAAATTCCGGTGGGTAATGGAATCTTCGGAACTCAGTATCAGCTTATTCCGGGTGGATCAATCGACTACAAGGTGCTGAAAGAAATCAGTGATCTGACAGGTGGTAAGTTCTATCCTGCCAAGAGTGAGAAGGCACTGAAAGACATTCTCGATGACATCCAGAAACTTGAAAAAACCGAAATCAAAGTAAACAACCAGATTGTTTACGATGAAAAATATTATTCATATCTCTTAATTGGAGTGGCATTGATCTTCGGAGTGGAAGTTCTTCGCCGTTTACTTCTGAAGGATGTGGTGTGA
- a CDS encoding shikimate dehydrogenase family protein: MKLGLLGYPITHSLSPKLYQEILGSKLSSYELFSYERKDLVPALTFFSSKLDGLNITSPYKTHFMNEIKIDSPLVQKIGAVNTLSFTPDGVQGTNTDVIAVQEILTKYQQDWGQLHLLILGSGVMAKMTELVANEQKISWQEFSRKSNGDISHLDLRPHLKPGHQNIVINACSREFVFHGELTQEEVFWDYNYSFLPHQNTLPSRVKTYHDGQEMLFLQAKAAVKFWSQTNPKLK, encoded by the coding sequence ATGAAGCTAGGTCTTCTTGGTTACCCCATAACTCACTCGCTTTCACCGAAGCTTTATCAAGAGATTCTGGGTTCTAAACTTTCCTCATACGAACTCTTTTCATACGAGAGGAAAGATTTAGTTCCGGCACTTACTTTTTTTTCCTCTAAGCTAGATGGACTTAACATCACATCTCCCTACAAAACTCATTTTATGAATGAGATTAAAATCGATTCTCCTTTGGTTCAAAAGATCGGCGCAGTTAATACCCTTTCTTTTACACCTGATGGAGTCCAGGGGACGAATACCGATGTAATAGCGGTTCAAGAAATTCTCACAAAGTATCAACAGGACTGGGGACAACTTCATCTTTTAATTCTGGGCTCAGGGGTCATGGCGAAGATGACTGAATTGGTTGCAAATGAACAGAAAATTAGTTGGCAGGAATTTTCTCGTAAATCAAATGGAGATATTTCCCATCTGGATTTAAGACCTCATCTTAAACCCGGTCATCAGAACATTGTCATCAATGCTTGTTCACGAGAATTTGTGTTCCACGGGGAACTTACACAAGAAGAAGTCTTCTGGGACTATAATTACTCTTTTTTACCACATCAAAATACTCTGCCATCTCGAGTGAAAACATACCACGATGGTCAGGAAATGCTCTTTTTGCAGGCAAAGGCCGCAGTCAAATTTTGGTCGCAAACAAACCCTAAACTTAAGTAG
- a CDS encoding tetratricopeptide repeat protein, whose amino-acid sequence MSPEAIERLNLLQKGELNQLEKLKLADDLQKGGSKEEGLALFEENLPAKIDKDLPPEAYLNYGTALLEKGDIQKGLSVYQKLSDSLKGDPKANEFNETMNKNIVSFFKKQEEQKKKQDKENKDKKENKDQQDQNQQSGNKDQKDQNGKSGQQQKKESGENQDQKKEDQKKDQSEEKKDESEDQEKKEQKDQENQGEKKPMPPKKVPAKLKQLMSDDRQLQMKMIEQGTRDLNKKKSRKSKDW is encoded by the coding sequence TTGTCTCCTGAGGCCATTGAGCGCTTAAACCTTCTTCAGAAAGGCGAACTCAACCAACTGGAAAAACTTAAACTTGCGGACGATCTTCAAAAGGGTGGTTCAAAAGAAGAAGGATTAGCTCTCTTTGAGGAAAATTTGCCTGCAAAAATTGATAAAGATCTTCCCCCTGAGGCCTATCTAAATTACGGTACCGCACTTCTTGAGAAGGGTGATATTCAAAAAGGTCTTTCAGTTTACCAAAAGCTTTCAGATTCTTTAAAAGGTGATCCTAAAGCAAATGAATTCAATGAGACGATGAATAAGAACATCGTTTCTTTCTTTAAAAAGCAAGAAGAGCAAAAGAAGAAGCAGGACAAAGAGAACAAAGACAAGAAAGAGAATAAAGACCAGCAGGATCAAAATCAGCAATCTGGAAATAAAGACCAGAAGGACCAAAACGGAAAGTCAGGTCAACAGCAGAAGAAAGAATCTGGCGAAAACCAGGATCAGAAAAAAGAAGATCAAAAGAAAGATCAGTCTGAAGAAAAGAAAGACGAATCTGAAGACCAAGAAAAGAAAGAACAAAAAGATCAGGAGAACCAGGGTGAGAAAAAGCCAATGCCTCCTAAAAAAGTTCCAGCAAAGTTAAAACAACTCATGTCTGATGATCGTCAACTTCAAATGAAGATGATTGAACAAGGCACGAGAGATTTAAATAAGAAGAAATCCAGAAAGAGCAAGGACTGGTAG
- a CDS encoding GspE/PulE family protein yields the protein MIRKEFIDIVTNTGMATLKELRRLSMGKDDEINEFELLSMPYFDENKFAKICSEKYGITFIDLRNAKVPTDTLSTLKKRLVIKFRAIPIQKTGTKVTLATFDPSVVAEGTKELSDVFKKQVEFILTNISSWRKLYTGIKDSVDDLINNIQEVTANTAQQEDIKAEDISDDVVTFVNRLLAEAFIKKASDIHVEPYEKIFRVRLRVDGNLVEVAQPPKTMMASVLSRLKIMAQMDISEKRKPQDGRIKLMIGGNPIDYRVSSLPTLFGEKIVLRLLDSTNLQLDMTKLGFEPKQLEVFKEGIHRPYGMCLVTGPTGSGKTTTLYSAIADLNTPDNNISTAEDPVEFNLEGINQVNVKKEVGLTFATALKAFLRQDPDIIMVGEIRDLEVGEIAVEAALTGHLVLSTLHTNDAPATITRLLNMGIEPFLVVAALNVIVAQRLCRKICINCREERKATPDELIACGFAPASAEKIKVYQGKGCEICNNTGYKGRVAIYEVLSVTPKVRELILRNASSDDIKRQAIRDGMKTLRMCALTKVAQGLTTLEEAVSNSASDQL from the coding sequence ATGATTCGCAAAGAGTTCATCGACATTGTTACCAATACAGGGATGGCGACCCTAAAAGAGTTGCGTCGTCTCTCTATGGGTAAAGACGATGAAATAAATGAATTTGAACTTTTATCGATGCCATACTTCGATGAAAACAAATTTGCGAAGATCTGTTCAGAGAAATACGGAATCACCTTCATTGATCTTCGTAACGCTAAAGTTCCAACTGATACGCTTTCAACTTTGAAGAAGAGACTTGTTATTAAGTTTCGTGCGATTCCAATTCAGAAGACCGGAACCAAAGTAACTCTTGCGACATTTGATCCAAGTGTTGTGGCAGAAGGTACAAAAGAACTATCAGACGTTTTCAAGAAACAAGTTGAATTCATCCTTACCAATATCTCTTCTTGGAGAAAGTTATACACCGGTATTAAAGACTCGGTGGATGACCTCATCAATAACATCCAGGAAGTTACTGCTAACACCGCTCAACAAGAAGATATCAAAGCAGAAGATATTTCTGATGACGTTGTTACTTTTGTAAACCGTCTTCTGGCCGAGGCCTTTATTAAAAAGGCATCTGATATTCACGTTGAACCATACGAGAAAATTTTCCGCGTGCGTCTGCGTGTGGATGGTAACTTAGTTGAGGTTGCTCAACCTCCCAAGACCATGATGGCCTCAGTTCTTTCACGTTTAAAGATCATGGCCCAAATGGACATCTCTGAGAAACGTAAGCCGCAAGATGGTCGTATTAAACTCATGATCGGTGGTAACCCGATTGATTATCGTGTTTCATCACTTCCGACTTTGTTCGGCGAAAAAATCGTACTGCGACTTCTGGATTCGACAAACCTTCAGTTAGATATGACAAAACTTGGTTTTGAACCAAAGCAGTTAGAAGTATTTAAAGAAGGGATTCATCGTCCATATGGAATGTGTCTTGTAACAGGTCCAACTGGTTCTGGTAAAACTACAACTCTGTATTCAGCGATTGCTGATCTCAATACTCCGGACAACAACATTTCAACTGCGGAAGATCCGGTGGAATTTAACCTGGAAGGTATTAACCAGGTGAACGTAAAAAAAGAAGTAGGTCTAACATTCGCTACTGCGCTTAAAGCATTTCTTCGTCAGGATCCAGACATCATCATGGTGGGTGAGATTCGAGACCTTGAAGTGGGAGAGATTGCAGTTGAGGCCGCTCTGACGGGTCACTTAGTACTTTCAACTCTTCATACCAATGATGCTCCAGCAACAATTACTCGTCTTCTAAACATGGGCATTGAACCGTTCCTGGTGGTGGCCGCGCTTAACGTGATTGTGGCCCAGCGTCTTTGCCGTAAGATTTGTATCAACTGTCGTGAAGAAAGAAAGGCGACACCTGATGAACTTATTGCCTGTGGTTTTGCTCCTGCTTCAGCGGAGAAGATCAAGGTCTATCAAGGTAAGGGTTGTGAGATTTGTAATAACACCGGCTATAAAGGTCGTGTGGCCATTTATGAAGTTCTGTCAGTAACACCAAAAGTAAGAGAACTCATTCTGAGAAATGCTTCCTCAGATGATATTAAGAGACAGGCGATCCGTGATGGGATGAAAACATTGCGAATGTGCGCTTTGACAAAAGTTGCCCAAGGTTTAACGACTTTGGAAGAAGCAGTTTCTAACTCAGCTTCGGATCAATTGTAG
- a CDS encoding NFACT RNA binding domain-containing protein, whose amino-acid sequence MIQYYLDLEKQVKNIKEKALSQGQIQKIYSTAYFISLAIRAPGKTWHLFIGRGGGQEGLWLHDSPPPSVLRRKDNFLEYFRRHLSACSFLDVSLDKYDRIAKLTYQKFGEEQSFLLFWKGRKLYFLHHYQEQPEAPFKLLLSWRGKAFIPGIEITDLYEYFDEIGRHHDMKHDMASPEIYGMEKLLEDELKASNLKGMGSAPTFLQRKKDNIEDDLRRTKQWDKLQAILDKGESLDMYELKVGDHKIKFEGELNPYERRNLLFQKIKKLKRGESILSERLKTVTDQLAGKETTVAATSTIPITKPIWGEEKTPTFQAPKNTADEYKILSLENCQIGVGLNSQGNDQLRNKWANKEDYWIHLDGQKSSHVVIKLPTGQALDPQTLNLGASIVAHFSHFNADWIPIIYTQVKNLKGVSGAAGMVIYKKEKHLQCPRVNLDNVIKD is encoded by the coding sequence ATGATCCAATACTATCTAGATTTAGAGAAACAAGTTAAAAATATCAAAGAAAAGGCCCTCTCCCAAGGGCAAATCCAGAAGATTTATAGTACGGCCTACTTTATTTCCCTAGCAATTCGCGCGCCTGGAAAAACCTGGCATTTATTCATTGGGCGGGGAGGCGGCCAGGAAGGTTTGTGGTTGCATGATTCGCCTCCTCCCTCTGTGCTGAGACGAAAAGATAACTTTCTGGAATATTTTCGTCGTCACTTAAGTGCCTGCAGTTTCCTCGATGTATCACTCGATAAATACGATCGTATCGCTAAACTTACTTATCAAAAATTTGGTGAAGAACAATCCTTCCTTCTCTTCTGGAAGGGCCGCAAACTTTATTTCCTTCATCATTACCAGGAGCAACCTGAAGCTCCTTTTAAATTGCTATTAAGTTGGCGGGGAAAGGCCTTTATTCCAGGAATTGAGATAACTGATCTCTATGAATATTTTGATGAGATCGGTCGCCATCATGACATGAAACATGACATGGCCTCTCCCGAAATTTATGGAATGGAAAAACTCCTGGAAGATGAGCTTAAGGCCTCCAACCTTAAAGGTATGGGCTCTGCTCCGACTTTTCTTCAGAGGAAAAAAGACAATATCGAAGATGATTTACGTCGTACCAAGCAGTGGGACAAGCTTCAGGCGATCCTTGATAAAGGAGAGTCGCTGGATATGTACGAGCTAAAAGTCGGTGATCATAAGATCAAGTTTGAAGGTGAACTCAATCCTTATGAACGAAGGAACCTTCTCTTTCAAAAGATCAAAAAACTCAAACGCGGCGAAAGCATTCTAAGTGAAAGACTTAAGACTGTAACAGATCAGCTGGCCGGAAAAGAGACAACGGTTGCTGCAACATCAACAATTCCCATCACCAAGCCAATTTGGGGAGAAGAAAAAACTCCAACATTCCAGGCCCCAAAAAATACAGCTGATGAGTATAAAATTCTATCATTAGAAAATTGTCAGATTGGTGTTGGGTTAAATTCCCAAGGAAACGATCAGCTCAGAAATAAATGGGCCAACAAAGAAGACTACTGGATCCATCTTGATGGACAGAAAAGTTCCCATGTCGTGATTAAGCTTCCTACTGGGCAGGCGTTGGACCCACAAACGCTAAACTTAGGGGCCTCAATAGTTGCCCATTTTTCTCACTTTAATGCTGATTGGATTCCCATCATCTATACCCAGGTGAAAAATTTGAAGGGTGTTTCCGGGGCCGCGGGTATGGTAATATACAAAAAGGAAAAACATCTACAATGTCCCAGAGTTAATCTGGATAACGTAATTAAGGACTGA
- a CDS encoding AAA family ATPase, whose protein sequence is MVLQEKAHSVIKQAKTIIFGQDELLESIVAALVCEGHLLIEGLPGLGKTLSVSVMSKLCDLNFQRIQFTPDLLPSDLIGTMMYNQQKQEFSTKFGPIFTQLVLADEINRSPAKVQAALLEAMAEKQVTIGDKTHKLPTPFVVLATQNPIEQEGTYNLPEAQLDRFMMKISVDYPDFEAEKSVLGLKPAQLDLKPVINQNDLFEMKEKVEQVYVDEKIKDMIIRIVHATRPGSKFFLKKYDGAIIAGASPRASIWLFKIAKFKAFMEGKDFVSPDHLLSIVPSVLGHRVIPSYEAQIDKLNTRNLVATIAANVI, encoded by the coding sequence ATGGTTTTACAGGAAAAAGCTCACTCGGTTATTAAGCAGGCCAAAACTATTATCTTCGGACAAGATGAACTTCTTGAATCGATTGTGGCCGCTCTTGTGTGTGAAGGACACTTACTTATTGAAGGTCTTCCTGGTCTAGGTAAGACTCTCAGTGTTTCAGTCATGAGTAAGTTATGTGATTTAAACTTTCAGCGTATTCAATTTACTCCGGATCTTTTACCTTCTGATTTGATCGGTACCATGATGTACAATCAGCAGAAGCAGGAGTTCTCAACTAAGTTTGGTCCAATCTTTACTCAGTTGGTTCTGGCGGATGAGATTAACCGTTCGCCTGCCAAGGTTCAGGCCGCACTTCTTGAGGCAATGGCCGAAAAGCAAGTAACCATTGGTGATAAGACCCATAAACTTCCGACACCGTTTGTGGTGCTTGCAACTCAAAACCCGATCGAGCAAGAAGGTACATATAATCTTCCTGAAGCCCAACTTGACCGTTTCATGATGAAAATCTCGGTAGATTATCCTGATTTTGAGGCCGAGAAAAGTGTGCTTGGTCTTAAACCAGCTCAGTTGGATCTAAAACCGGTCATTAATCAAAATGATTTATTCGAAATGAAAGAGAAAGTAGAACAAGTCTATGTCGATGAGAAAATCAAAGACATGATTATCAGAATTGTTCACGCCACTCGTCCTGGCAGTAAGTTCTTTCTTAAAAAATACGATGGGGCCATCATTGCGGGAGCTTCTCCCCGTGCTTCGATCTGGTTATTTAAAATTGCGAAGTTTAAGGCCTTCATGGAAGGGAAAGATTTCGTTTCTCCAGATCACCTTCTATCAATTGTTCCATCAGTGTTGGGTCACCGTGTGATTCCTTCTTATGAAGCACAAATTGATAAACTTAATACAAGGAATTTAGTGGCGACCATCGCTGCGAACGTAATCTAA